From one Alphaproteobacteria bacterium genomic stretch:
- the cas9 gene encoding type II CRISPR RNA-guided endonuclease Cas9 (Cas9, originally named Csn1, is the large, multifunctional signature protein of type II CRISPR/Cas systems. It is well known even to general audiences because its RNA-guided endonuclease activity has made it a popular tool for custom editing of eukaryotic genomes.), translating into MYFGFVTEWNKPVENSAAGSVLRDRLDDERAGDTLSPQRRPEGGIPPRSDAEAEGLPFEGNLLDEASSRHFHDFKLNKTPEYVNSKSYPGPVEAMVQRLAAAVADLPIRKRSVLGLDIGAGSCGYALLEDGRVALCGVRLFEAAGRNPKGESKQKVRRDARATRVRLRRHRKRRQALRRLMAAVGLPDPVAHAGEADPYTCRAEGLDRRLDPVEWSAALYHIAKRRGFPSLGGGADEDPDDATFAAELQANSARAADYRSVGEYLAKDPRYARSKRNRAGSYHTVFSTSLLQAEVECLFAAQRRHGNPAVAECFEAEFLALAFAVRGPEDGEGRVGPCPFLPARRRGARHAPSLERYLFLDTLTKLRIDDGTEIRRLTPAELARSAERFGRAPRVTFANLRAWCGWPAAVCAVSGANDHADLVTPAGAAAGTFALWSVLGEQGFAAMATVPGLSDAVAAVLTFRNTEARWREGLQDLNLDPGMIERLVAARYDGVLAIMRGAGGLSAAAAARMVPHLARGDLFHDAALAAGLDPLARERAILRTIQNPGVQRAVLETLRQVQALLREVGYRPARLHVEVAEDVAMGRAGRVQMAAGRTATRRLRESARVALAGLIPVSTITDALVERYLLWQEQGGTCLYSGQPMTMRQLLDRSAVQVDHILPRARSGDNSRHNRVVCFADRNQDKGERTPWEWFGGNTALWEAFEARVRASRLSARKQGNLLQRYFAEREARVLRRNLNDTRYAARCVLKALQALYPGGQHQRHLFARPGRATAALRGAWGLTKDRDDPRHHALDALVVAAAGPKAMAALTAANGRLADREETAAALPWPDFATDALAALANVMPSRSELRRGRGQGHGMTVRRVRAGANGEQRVFERRPVWKLRPGDLDRIPDPQMNQGLIAALRAWIADGRPADRPPIAPSGAPIRRVRLLVIGSNGIPREGLAVSGGVAAFGEIARIDIYHGPNGYLPVPVNRSELALRADPPRRAIVPAALRRDWVSIAADNVFRFSLYRGSYVEIVNRSGVTKAGFIRSFDTYQCQLYLTRPQSASEIMKVGIKTAVVLRKFAVDRLGRLSRVRGEALTWHGATIAPRQMPEPAQEKTSLREVA; encoded by the coding sequence TTGTATTTCGGATTCGTTACGGAATGGAACAAGCCTGTGGAGAATTCGGCTGCCGGGAGTGTCCTTCGAGACCGCTTGGACGATGAGAGGGCGGGGGACACACTGTCTCCGCAGCGCCGGCCGGAAGGAGGGATCCCCCCCCGTTCCGATGCCGAAGCGGAGGGGTTACCCTTCGAAGGAAACCTTCTTGACGAGGCGTCCTCCCGTCATTTCCACGATTTTAAGTTGAATAAAACACCCGAGTACGTCAACTCAAAATCGTACCCGGGTCCGGTCGAGGCAATGGTGCAGCGCCTGGCGGCCGCGGTGGCGGACCTGCCGATCCGCAAGCGCAGCGTCCTTGGGCTCGACATCGGCGCGGGATCGTGCGGCTATGCGCTGTTGGAGGATGGGCGGGTCGCGCTGTGCGGGGTTCGCCTGTTCGAAGCGGCCGGGCGCAATCCCAAAGGGGAATCCAAACAGAAAGTGCGCCGCGACGCACGGGCAACCCGCGTGCGCCTGCGCCGCCATCGCAAGCGGCGGCAGGCGCTCCGCCGGCTGATGGCGGCGGTGGGCCTGCCGGACCCGGTCGCACACGCCGGCGAGGCCGATCCCTATACCTGCCGGGCCGAGGGGCTGGACCGCCGGCTCGACCCCGTGGAATGGAGCGCAGCCCTTTATCACATCGCCAAGCGACGCGGTTTTCCGAGCCTTGGCGGCGGGGCGGACGAGGATCCGGACGACGCAACCTTTGCGGCCGAGTTGCAGGCCAACAGCGCCCGCGCTGCCGACTACCGCAGCGTCGGGGAATATCTGGCCAAAGACCCGCGCTATGCCCGATCGAAACGCAACCGGGCCGGATCGTATCACACGGTGTTTTCCACCTCGCTTCTGCAAGCGGAGGTTGAGTGTCTGTTTGCGGCACAGCGCAGACACGGCAACCCCGCTGTTGCCGAATGCTTCGAGGCCGAATTTCTCGCCCTGGCCTTCGCGGTGCGCGGCCCGGAAGACGGCGAAGGAAGGGTGGGCCCATGCCCTTTCTTGCCGGCGCGCCGCCGCGGGGCGCGCCATGCGCCTTCGCTGGAGCGGTACCTGTTCCTGGACACCCTGACCAAGCTGCGGATTGACGATGGCACGGAAATTCGCCGGCTGACGCCAGCGGAACTGGCCCGGTCGGCCGAACGGTTCGGACGGGCGCCACGGGTCACTTTTGCGAATCTGCGGGCCTGGTGCGGGTGGCCCGCGGCCGTTTGCGCTGTCAGCGGGGCGAACGATCATGCGGACCTGGTGACCCCGGCGGGCGCGGCGGCCGGCACCTTTGCGCTTTGGAGCGTGCTGGGGGAGCAGGGCTTCGCCGCGATGGCGACGGTGCCCGGTTTGTCGGATGCGGTGGCCGCGGTCCTGACCTTCCGCAATACGGAGGCGCGCTGGCGCGAAGGCTTGCAGGATCTGAACCTGGATCCCGGGATGATCGAGCGGCTTGTCGCGGCCCGCTACGATGGCGTTCTCGCGATCATGCGCGGTGCCGGTGGGCTTTCGGCCGCCGCGGCGGCAAGGATGGTGCCGCATCTGGCCCGCGGCGACCTGTTCCACGATGCGGCGCTGGCTGCGGGGCTGGACCCGCTCGCCAGGGAACGGGCCATTCTGCGCACGATCCAGAATCCCGGTGTCCAGCGGGCGGTTCTGGAAACCCTGCGCCAGGTGCAGGCGCTGTTGCGGGAAGTGGGCTACCGCCCGGCCAGGCTGCATGTCGAGGTGGCGGAGGATGTGGCGATGGGCCGGGCCGGGCGCGTGCAGATGGCGGCCGGTCGCACCGCGACGCGACGTCTGCGCGAGAGCGCCCGTGTCGCCCTGGCGGGGTTGATCCCCGTCAGCACGATCACCGACGCGCTGGTCGAGCGATACCTGCTTTGGCAGGAACAGGGCGGGACATGCCTCTATTCCGGCCAGCCGATGACGATGCGGCAATTGCTGGATCGCTCGGCGGTGCAGGTGGATCATATCCTGCCGCGCGCGCGCAGCGGCGACAATTCCCGCCACAACCGCGTTGTCTGCTTCGCCGACCGGAACCAGGACAAGGGCGAGCGCACGCCTTGGGAGTGGTTTGGCGGCAACACGGCCCTTTGGGAGGCCTTCGAGGCACGGGTCCGGGCATCGCGCCTGTCGGCCCGGAAGCAGGGCAACCTGTTGCAACGCTATTTTGCCGAGCGCGAAGCCCGCGTGTTGCGGCGCAATCTGAACGATACCCGCTACGCGGCCCGCTGCGTTCTGAAGGCGTTGCAGGCGCTCTATCCCGGCGGACAGCATCAGCGCCATCTGTTCGCCCGCCCGGGTCGGGCAACGGCGGCGTTGCGCGGGGCCTGGGGGTTGACCAAGGACCGGGACGACCCGCGCCATCATGCGCTGGACGCGCTGGTCGTGGCCGCGGCCGGTCCCAAGGCGATGGCGGCCCTGACCGCGGCCAATGGCCGGCTGGCCGACAGGGAAGAGACAGCGGCAGCCTTGCCCTGGCCGGACTTTGCCACCGATGCATTGGCGGCATTGGCGAATGTCATGCCCAGCCGCTCCGAACTGCGCCGCGGTCGCGGCCAGGGGCATGGAATGACGGTGCGGCGGGTCAGAGCCGGCGCGAATGGCGAACAGCGGGTGTTCGAACGCCGGCCGGTCTGGAAGCTGCGCCCGGGCGATTTGGACCGCATCCCGGACCCGCAAATGAACCAGGGCCTGATCGCCGCGTTGCGGGCGTGGATCGCGGACGGCCGCCCCGCCGACCGACCGCCCATCGCGCCGTCGGGTGCGCCGATCCGGCGGGTGCGCCTGCTGGTCATCGGCTCCAACGGCATCCCTCGCGAGGGCCTGGCCGTGAGCGGCGGCGTGGCCGCGTTCGGCGAAATTGCGCGGATCGATATCTATCATGGCCCGAACGGTTATCTGCCCGTTCCCGTCAATCGGAGCGAGTTGGCGCTCCGTGCCGATCCGCCCCGCCGCGCGATTGTGCCGGCCGCCCTGCGGCGGGACTGGGTGTCGATTGCGGCCGACAACGTGTTCCGGTTCAGCCTGTACCGCGGCAGCTATGTCGAGATCGTCAACCGCAGCGGGGTCACCAAGGCCGGCTTCATCCGCTCTTTCGACACCTACCAGTGCCAGCTTTACCTGACACGGCCGCAATCGGCGTCCGAGATCATGAAGGTGGGAATCAAGACCGCCGTTGTCCTCCGCAAGTTCGCGGTGGACCGGCTGGGCCGTCTGAGCCGGGTGCGTGGCGAGGCGCTGACATGGCATGGCGCCACCATCGCGCCGCGACAAATGCCGGAGCCGGCCCAAGAAAAAACCTCCCTGAGGGAGGTTGCGTAA
- a CDS encoding coproporphyrinogen III oxidase, whose translation MSPLAPLSLYLHWPFCGSKCPYCDFNSHVRPSVEENRWVEALLRNLSLWREREPDRRIATIFWGGGTPSLVSPAAVERVLAHIQGLWPLADDCEITLEANPTTHETDRFAALRAAGVNRLSLGVQSFEQADLDYLGRTYTVAEAERALAHIAETFPRFTFDMIYALPDHSLARWQEQLERALAHAGAHLSLYQLTFEPGTRFYQALQTGRMRPLDDDIAADLYAWTVERMAAAGLPQYEISNYARPGEESRHNLVYWHGGEWIGVGPGAHGRLGRGPDRRALANIRSPEKWRDDIEAGRQGLTDDEPVAGAEVGEELVMTGLRLASGIDRRRFANIAGYPLERTVPLPKQERLVAEKLAWSDPSGFGLTVGGRMLLDSAIRFLLADRTDG comes from the coding sequence ATGAGCCCTCTCGCCCCGCTCTCGCTCTATCTGCACTGGCCGTTCTGCGGCTCGAAATGCCCCTATTGCGACTTCAACAGCCATGTGCGCCCCAGCGTCGAAGAAAACCGCTGGGTGGAGGCGTTGCTCCGCAACCTGAGCCTCTGGCGCGAGCGCGAGCCGGACCGACGCATCGCCACCATTTTCTGGGGTGGCGGCACCCCGTCCCTGGTCTCCCCGGCCGCCGTGGAACGGGTTCTGGCGCATATCCAAGGCCTCTGGCCGCTCGCCGATGACTGCGAGATCACGCTGGAGGCCAACCCGACCACGCACGAGACCGACCGGTTCGCCGCTCTGCGCGCGGCCGGCGTCAACCGCCTGTCGCTGGGCGTGCAGTCGTTCGAACAGGCCGACCTGGACTATCTGGGCCGCACCTACACGGTGGCGGAGGCGGAGCGCGCGCTGGCGCACATCGCCGAAACCTTCCCCCGCTTCACGTTCGACATGATCTACGCCCTGCCGGATCACAGCCTGGCGCGGTGGCAAGAGCAGTTGGAGCGGGCGCTGGCCCATGCCGGCGCACACCTGTCCCTGTACCAACTGACCTTCGAGCCGGGCACGCGCTTCTATCAGGCGCTCCAAACCGGGCGCATGCGGCCGCTGGACGACGACATTGCCGCCGACCTCTATGCCTGGACCGTGGAGCGGATGGCGGCGGCCGGCCTGCCGCAATACGAAATCTCCAACTACGCGCGGCCCGGCGAGGAGTCCCGCCACAACCTGGTCTACTGGCACGGCGGCGAGTGGATCGGCGTCGGACCCGGCGCCCATGGCCGCCTCGGCCGCGGCCCGGATCGCCGGGCACTGGCCAATATCCGCTCGCCGGAAAAATGGCGCGACGACATCGAGGCGGGACGGCAGGGGCTCACCGACGACGAGCCGGTCGCCGGTGCCGAAGTGGGGGAAGAACTGGTGATGACCGGCCTGCGCCTTGCCAGCGGCATCGACCGTCGGCGATTCGCAAATATCGCGGGCTACCCGCTGGAACGGACCGTCCCCCTCCCCAAACAGGAGCGGTTGGTGGCGGAAAAGCTCGCCTGGTCCGATCCATCGGGCTTCGGTCTGACGGTCGGGGGGCGCATGCTGCTGGATTCCGCGATCCGCTTTTTGCTGGCGGACCGCACCGACGGGTAA
- the rdgB gene encoding RdgB/HAM1 family non-canonical purine NTP pyrophosphatase: MTSPRRFTEPKLVLASHNKGKLVEFQRLFAPFGVALIGAGDLGLAEPAETGTTFIENALIKARAAVAASGLPALADDSGLAVTALGGAPGVYSADWAGPGKDFAAAMQRVQDELGSAADRSAAFVAVLVLAWPDGHYETAEGQVPGRIVWPPRGSGGFGYDPMFQPDGEAETFGEMAVGEAGLARKAALSHRGRAFRALAARCFGGEPVRE; the protein is encoded by the coding sequence ATGACCTCGCCGCGCCGGTTCACGGAGCCCAAGCTGGTGCTCGCCAGCCACAACAAGGGCAAGCTGGTGGAATTCCAGCGCCTGTTCGCACCGTTCGGCGTGGCATTGATCGGCGCCGGCGACCTCGGCCTGGCAGAGCCGGCGGAAACCGGCACAACCTTTATCGAAAACGCCCTGATCAAGGCGCGCGCGGCCGTCGCCGCCAGCGGTCTGCCGGCCCTGGCGGACGATTCCGGCCTTGCGGTGACGGCGCTCGGCGGCGCGCCCGGCGTCTATTCCGCCGACTGGGCCGGCCCCGGCAAGGACTTTGCGGCGGCGATGCAGCGGGTGCAGGATGAACTGGGCAGCGCCGCCGACCGTTCCGCAGCCTTTGTCGCCGTGCTGGTGCTGGCCTGGCCGGACGGGCATTACGAGACGGCGGAAGGCCAGGTGCCCGGCCGCATCGTCTGGCCGCCACGCGGCAGCGGCGGCTTCGGCTACGACCCGATGTTCCAGCCGGACGGCGAGGCCGAGACCTTCGGCGAAATGGCCGTCGGCGAGGCCGGGTTGGCCCGCAAGGCGGCGCTCAGCCATCGCGGCCGCGCCTTCCGCGCCCTTGCCGCCCGTTGCTTCGGAGGAGAGCCTGTTCGGGAATGA
- the rph gene encoding ribonuclease PH: MSARPSGRAADQLRPVSLEPGFSLHAEGSCLVRFGNTHVLCTASVEDRVPPFMRGQGRGWVTAEYGMLPRSTHTRTDREASRGKQSGRTQEIQRLIGRSLRSVVDLQALGERQVKIDCDVIQADGGTRTASITGAYVALYQAFSLMQSRKMIKQVPLSSEVVAVSCGVYKDQPVLDLDYAEDSSAQADSNFVMTGRGEIIEIQATGEDAPLSKDRFNALMTLAEKGCSELVRLQRKAIMGMSGLGR, encoded by the coding sequence ATGAGCGCGCGCCCCTCCGGCAGAGCCGCCGATCAATTGCGCCCGGTTTCGCTGGAGCCCGGCTTCAGCCTGCATGCCGAGGGCTCGTGCCTGGTGCGCTTCGGCAACACCCATGTGCTTTGCACCGCGTCCGTCGAGGACCGGGTGCCGCCCTTCATGCGGGGCCAGGGCCGCGGCTGGGTGACGGCGGAATACGGCATGCTGCCCCGCTCCACCCACACCCGCACCGACCGCGAGGCCTCCCGCGGCAAGCAGTCGGGCCGCACCCAGGAAATCCAGCGCCTGATCGGCCGCTCGCTGCGCTCGGTGGTCGACCTTCAGGCGCTGGGCGAGCGCCAGGTCAAGATCGACTGCGACGTGATCCAGGCCGATGGCGGCACCCGCACGGCGTCCATCACCGGCGCCTATGTCGCGCTCTATCAGGCATTCAGCCTGATGCAGAGCCGCAAGATGATCAAGCAGGTACCCCTTTCCAGCGAGGTCGTGGCGGTGTCCTGTGGCGTCTACAAGGATCAGCCGGTGCTGGACCTGGACTATGCCGAGGACAGCAGCGCCCAGGCGGACTCGAACTTCGTCATGACCGGCCGCGGCGAGATCATCGAAATCCAGGCGACCGGCGAGGACGCGCCGCTTTCCAAGGACCGCTTCAACGCGCTCATGACCCTGGCGGAAAAGGGCTGTTCCGAACTGGTGCGCCTGCAACGCAAGGCGATCATGGGCATGTCCGGGCTGGGCCGCTGA
- the hrcA gene encoding heat-inducible transcriptional repressor HrcA, which produces MAGPTLADLNERSREILRLIVDSYVETGGPVGSRTLARRLEQQLSPATIRNVMADLQDLGLLYSPHTSAGRLPTGAGLKLFVSGLLEAGNLTEEERADIEARCAAVGHHVPAMMEQASTLLSGLSTHASFVIAPKHERSIAHIEFVRLSEARALVVIVDDRGQVENRIIEVPPGMPVSALIQASNYLQNRLQGRTIQEERAVILDELELHRNELDDLTQRVVKSGLAVRLDDPAPATFVVKGHSQLVNSVGGVEDLERLQAIFEILERKEALLQLLEATQRGEGVQIFIGAEHDLFALAGWSMVLAPFGTKKDAKGEERVLGAVGVIGPMRLNYARIVPMVDYTAQVIRRILG; this is translated from the coding sequence ATGGCTGGCCCCACACTCGCGGATCTGAACGAGCGGTCTCGCGAAATTCTGCGCCTGATCGTTGACAGCTATGTCGAGACCGGCGGTCCCGTCGGCTCGCGCACGCTTGCGCGCCGGCTGGAGCAGCAATTGTCTCCGGCCACGATCCGCAATGTCATGGCGGATTTGCAGGATCTGGGGCTGCTGTACTCGCCGCACACCTCGGCCGGGCGTCTGCCGACGGGGGCCGGGCTGAAACTGTTCGTCTCCGGCCTGCTGGAAGCCGGCAACCTGACCGAGGAAGAGCGCGCCGACATCGAGGCGCGCTGCGCCGCCGTCGGCCATCACGTGCCGGCGATGATGGAGCAGGCGAGCACGCTGCTTTCCGGCCTCTCGACCCATGCCAGCTTCGTCATCGCACCGAAGCACGAGCGCTCCATCGCCCATATCGAATTCGTGCGCCTGTCGGAGGCGCGGGCGCTGGTGGTGATCGTCGACGACCGCGGCCAGGTGGAAAACCGGATCATCGAGGTGCCGCCGGGCATGCCGGTCTCGGCCCTGATCCAGGCCAGCAACTATCTGCAGAACCGTTTGCAGGGCCGCACGATCCAGGAGGAGCGGGCGGTGATCCTGGACGAGTTGGAACTGCACCGCAACGAGCTGGACGACCTCACCCAGCGGGTGGTGAAGTCGGGGCTGGCGGTGCGGCTCGACGATCCGGCGCCCGCGACCTTCGTGGTCAAGGGGCATTCGCAACTGGTCAACTCCGTCGGCGGGGTCGAGGATCTGGAGCGGTTGCAGGCGATTTTCGAAATTCTGGAGCGCAAGGAAGCCCTGTTGCAGTTGCTGGAAGCGACGCAGCGCGGCGAAGGCGTCCAGATCTTCATCGGCGCCGAGCACGACCTGTTCGCCCTGGCCGGCTGGTCGATGGTGCTGGCCCCCTTCGGCACCAAGAAGGACGCCAAGGGCGAGGAGCGGGTTCTGGGTGCCGTTGGCGTGATTGGGCCAATGCGCCTCAACTACGCTCGCATCGTTCCGATGGTAGATTATACCGCTCAAGTCATCCGACGCATTTTAGGCTGA
- the grpE gene encoding nucleotide exchange factor GrpE gives MQDNDKTQPASDEAKLPEAENNAAPADEAEGLDPRDQRIAELEAELANAKDQQLRALAEVENMRRRAQREREEALKYGAVSLARDLLSVADNLGRALAAAPEAGADDATKALIDGVAMVEKDLVGALEKHHVRLVAGVGEPFDHNVHQAVVEIESDEVPAGHVAQVLQIGYTLHERLLRPAMVAVAKAPAGA, from the coding sequence ATGCAAGACAACGACAAGACCCAACCGGCAAGCGACGAAGCGAAGCTGCCGGAGGCGGAGAACAACGCGGCGCCGGCGGACGAGGCCGAGGGCCTGGACCCGCGCGACCAGCGCATTGCCGAACTCGAAGCCGAACTGGCCAATGCCAAGGACCAGCAATTGCGGGCGCTGGCCGAGGTGGAGAATATGCGTCGGCGCGCACAGCGCGAGCGCGAGGAGGCGTTGAAATACGGTGCCGTCAGCCTGGCGCGCGACCTGCTGAGCGTGGCCGACAATCTGGGCCGGGCGCTGGCGGCGGCGCCGGAGGCCGGGGCGGACGATGCGACCAAGGCACTGATCGACGGCGTGGCGATGGTGGAAAAAGACCTCGTCGGCGCGCTGGAAAAGCACCATGTGCGCCTAGTCGCGGGCGTGGGCGAGCCGTTTGACCACAATGTCCACCAGGCCGTGGTCGAAATCGAGTCCGACGAGGTGCCGGCGGGGCATGTCGCCCAGGTGCTCCAGATCGGCTACACCCTGCACGAGCGCCTGTTGCGCCCGGCCATGGTGGCGGTGGCCAAGGCGCCGGCGGGCGCGTAA
- a CDS encoding BolA family transcriptional regulator has protein sequence MRIAQIERLIREALAPDSVSVTDLSHLHKGHAGDRPYGQSHYHAVITAAAFAGQNRVARQRLVFAALGTMVGNEVHALSLDLRAPGETR, from the coding sequence ATGCGCATCGCCCAAATCGAACGTCTGATCCGAGAAGCGCTGGCGCCCGATTCGGTCTCGGTCACCGACCTCAGCCATCTGCACAAGGGCCATGCCGGCGACCGGCCCTATGGCCAGAGCCACTACCACGCCGTCATCACCGCCGCCGCCTTCGCCGGGCAAAACCGGGTCGCGCGGCAGCGTCTGGTGTTCGCCGCGCTCGGCACCATGGTCGGGAACGAGGTGCACGCCCTCAGCCTCGACCTGCGCGCACCGGGCGAGACGCGGTAG
- a CDS encoding trypsin-like peptidase domain-containing protein: protein MTARAYGLLALAVTAVALTAPSASRAGSGDSVHCYDPARQMVRPTAAADCRGRVVGPAEAAALRAQRARYVRRAVTAPPQPHPAIIGSGIFVSDRGDVLTNRHVIDSCRAISVLQPDGRTVPARVIARSRMYDLGLLRTGKRPTETAAFAPQGLTNGHPVAITGFPVYRLPPVRPQTIEGRYLNQRQGGTDGIMVLAAAVMPGASGSPVVNRSGAVAGLVFARNDTTRMPTAFGNGSHDTPPDRTYAIPTSALQRFLSAHGVPFRMAKADDAEARSYTVRVNCYRNSPRSQ from the coding sequence ATGACCGCCCGAGCCTATGGCCTGCTCGCATTGGCCGTAACCGCCGTCGCGCTGACGGCGCCGTCCGCGTCGCGCGCCGGCTCCGGGGATTCGGTCCATTGCTACGATCCGGCCCGCCAGATGGTGCGCCCAACCGCGGCCGCGGACTGCCGGGGCCGGGTTGTCGGCCCGGCCGAAGCCGCAGCATTGCGCGCGCAGCGGGCGCGCTATGTCCGCCGTGCGGTCACGGCGCCGCCGCAACCGCACCCCGCCATTATCGGTTCCGGCATCTTCGTTTCGGACCGGGGCGACGTGCTCACCAATCGCCATGTGATCGATTCGTGTCGGGCGATTTCGGTGCTGCAACCGGATGGACGCACCGTGCCCGCCCGAGTGATCGCCCGGTCCCGGATGTACGATCTGGGGCTGCTGCGCACCGGCAAGCGGCCGACGGAAACCGCCGCCTTCGCGCCCCAGGGGCTGACGAACGGCCATCCGGTCGCCATCACCGGCTTTCCGGTTTACCGGCTGCCGCCGGTCCGCCCCCAAACCATCGAGGGCCGCTATCTCAACCAACGCCAGGGCGGAACGGACGGGATCATGGTGCTTGCGGCCGCGGTCATGCCCGGCGCGAGCGGCAGCCCGGTGGTGAACCGCTCCGGCGCTGTTGCCGGCCTGGTGTTTGCGCGCAACGACACGACCCGTATGCCAACGGCGTTCGGGAACGGCTCCCACGATACGCCACCCGACCGAACCTATGCGATCCCGACAAGCGCGCTGCAACGCTTTCTCTCCGCACACGGCGTCCCGTTTCGCATGGCCAAGGCCGATGACGCCGAGGCCCGGTCCTATACCGTTCGCGTCAATTGCTACCGCAACAGCCCCCGGTCGCAATGA
- a CDS encoding DMT family transporter: MSNWPPVLRVGFWMTVTAIGFAVMLNTVRHLSDQGMDVFVIAFWRNAMTVLIFVPLIPRYWRTRLGAARWRAYSLRAVIMALSSVTLFAGAILLPVAEATALSFTTPLFTTVGAILFLGETVGWRRWSAIVIGFCGTLIMLRPGEDAFQLGALVVLVAAITFAAVTLMGKVLVRHDSPGLVTLNLSLYSLPFSLVPALFFWQWPSGEQWLWLALLGVSAIANIFGITQALKAGDASLLQPFDFLRLPFTAFGAYLLFAQVPTVWVWVGAGIIAGSSVYIAHREARLH; the protein is encoded by the coding sequence GTGAGCAACTGGCCACCGGTCCTGCGCGTCGGCTTCTGGATGACCGTCACCGCCATCGGCTTTGCGGTGATGCTGAACACGGTTCGCCACCTCTCCGACCAGGGCATGGACGTGTTCGTCATAGCGTTCTGGCGCAATGCCATGACCGTCCTGATCTTCGTGCCGCTGATCCCCCGCTATTGGCGCACACGCCTGGGCGCGGCGCGCTGGCGCGCCTACAGCCTGCGCGCCGTGATCATGGCCCTGTCGTCGGTCACCCTGTTTGCCGGCGCCATCCTGCTGCCGGTGGCCGAGGCGACCGCGCTCAGCTTCACGACGCCGCTGTTCACGACCGTGGGCGCCATCCTGTTCCTGGGCGAAACGGTCGGCTGGCGCCGTTGGAGCGCGATCGTCATCGGGTTCTGCGGCACCCTCATCATGCTGCGCCCCGGCGAGGACGCCTTCCAGTTGGGCGCCCTGGTGGTGCTGGTGGCGGCCATCACCTTCGCCGCCGTCACGTTGATGGGCAAGGTATTGGTCCGGCACGATTCGCCCGGGCTGGTGACCCTGAACCTGTCGCTCTACTCCCTGCCCTTCTCGCTGGTCCCGGCCCTGTTCTTCTGGCAATGGCCCAGTGGCGAGCAATGGCTGTGGCTGGCGCTGCTGGGGGTGTCGGCCATCGCCAACATTTTCGGCATCACCCAGGCGCTCAAGGCCGGCGACGCCTCGCTGTTGCAGCCCTTCGATTTTCTGCGCCTTCCCTTCACCGCGTTCGGCGCCTATCTACTGTTTGCGCAGGTTCCGACCGTCTGGGTGTGGGTCGGCGCCGGGATCATCGCGGGTAGCAGCGTCTACATCGCCCATCGGGAAGCAAGGCTGCATTGA
- a CDS encoding cyclase family protein: protein MKSLQLAKWAAIAATGAFLTALPAHADKCMHSPYGADDEIGAANLITPERVLAASRLVKEGKTHPLGIVIDPNMPAFPPRGMMLQVVQPGQQFGRELTKDFGWNSSYNDDLVEAWLGIGPQIDGLGHLGEAGMFYNCNSGKDISAITGLKKLGIHTVPPIVGRGVLVDMAKHFSVDTLKSGQPIEAEDIEAAAKEQGVAFHEGDIILLHTGWTDAKLNAEPKAWASGEPGLSNAAAAYLAKFKPVAVGADTWGVEAVPPKEGDKIFYGHVTFLKENGIFILETMNTGPLAKMGVNEFMFVLGQARLKGAVQMLINPVAMW, encoded by the coding sequence ATGAAATCCTTGCAACTTGCCAAATGGGCGGCGATTGCCGCCACCGGCGCGTTTCTGACGGCCCTGCCGGCGCACGCAGACAAATGCATGCATTCTCCCTATGGGGCCGACGACGAAATCGGCGCCGCCAATCTGATCACGCCCGAGCGGGTGCTGGCCGCCAGCAGGCTGGTCAAGGAGGGCAAGACCCATCCGCTCGGCATCGTCATCGACCCGAACATGCCCGCCTTTCCGCCGCGCGGGATGATGCTGCAAGTGGTGCAGCCCGGCCAACAGTTCGGCCGCGAACTGACCAAGGATTTCGGCTGGAATTCGAGCTACAACGACGACCTGGTGGAAGCCTGGCTCGGCATCGGTCCGCAGATTGACGGTCTGGGCCATCTGGGCGAAGCCGGCATGTTCTACAATTGCAATTCCGGCAAGGATATTTCCGCCATCACCGGGCTGAAAAAGCTGGGCATTCATACGGTCCCGCCAATCGTCGGCCGCGGCGTGCTGGTCGACATGGCCAAGCATTTCAGCGTCGACACGCTCAAATCCGGCCAGCCGATCGAGGCCGAGGACATCGAGGCCGCCGCCAAGGAGCAGGGCGTCGCATTCCACGAGGGCGACATTATCCTGCTGCACACCGGCTGGACCGACGCCAAGCTGAACGCCGAACCGAAGGCGTGGGCGTCGGGCGAGCCCGGTCTCAGCAATGCCGCCGCGGCCTATCTCGCCAAGTTCAAGCCGGTCGCGGTCGGTGCGGACACCTGGGGTGTCGAAGCCGTTCCGCCGAAAGAGGGCGACAAGATCTTCTATGGCCACGTCACCTTCCTGAAGGAAAACGGCATCTTCATCCTGGAGACGATGAACACCGGCCCGCTCGCGAAAATGGGCGTGAACGAGTTCATGTTCGTCCTGGGCCAGGCCCGGCTGAAAGGGGCCGTGCAGATGCTCATCAACCCGGTCGCCATGTGGTAA